From the genome of Colletotrichum higginsianum IMI 349063 chromosome 4, whole genome shotgun sequence, one region includes:
- a CDS encoding AMP-binding enzyme — translation MLPSGLRNVARRPGCCCCCRISPFSAAPVILAAAVAAGATAPASNSFRPISRFFAAACASRSARMASTTSLPRLPLFEAISQHDPESTAVVHSLSGRRFKYGELLGDVRRARDKLLDSAGKPDLSGERIAFLVENSYDYVVTLLAAFAARSIAVPLSPAFPAAELQYILNQSEASLLVSSAKFAAKAREVLATELISNPTQVELQKHLGGGAHERVELEAADVDSAGMMLYTSGTTNRPKGVLLPQSVLTAQSQSLIEAWNYTPTDHLLHVLPLHHIHGTVNAVLTPLLSGSTIEFMFPFNADAVWRRLAAPFIQSNGVANGVTNGANGTNGVNGTHAIPREKITFFTVVPTVYSRLLAVHKNLPLDPAEPTREAVSPRHMRLAISGSAALPTPIKESWKTLSKGNVLLERYGMTEVGMALSCGLDFADRVDGSVGWPLPGVEARLVDMDTGLVIPPGEDVDPDTGRERSGEIQLRGPTVFKEYWRNPEATAKEFVQGEDGKGRWFKTGDVAVRRPVPNAGSNPAQSSWARGDLYFIQGRKSADIIKTGGEKVSALEVERELLSLPEVAEAAVVAVPSGKWGSKVGAVVILNKDVVPHWSPMAMRRALRDRLVNYKIPQVLKVVDHIPRNAMGKINKKQLVQAVFEDQFSGDEM, via the exons ATGTTGCCCTCCGGTTTACGGAATGTAGCTCGACGgcccggctgctgctgctgctgccgaaTATCCCCTTTCTCAGCCGCCcccgtcatcctcgccgccgccgtcgccgccggtgctACAGCTCCCGCAAGCAACTCCTTCCGACCGATATCCCGATTCTTCGCTGCCGCCTGCGCATCGCGATCCGCAAGAATGGCTTCTACGACCTCTCTCCCAAGACTTCCCCTCTTCGAGGCCATCTCCCAGCACGACCCCGAgtccaccgccgtcgtccactCGCTCTCTGGCCGCCGCTTCAAGTACGGGGAGCTGCTCGGCGACGTGCGCCGCGCCCGAGACAAGCTGCTGGACTCGGCCGGCAAGCCGGACCTTAGCGGCGAGCGCATCGCCTTCCTGGTAGAGAACAGCTACGACTATGTAG TGACTCTCCTCGCCGCATTTGCTGCGCGCTCCATCGCCGTGCCCCTCTCTCCAGCCTTCCCCGCGGCGGAGCTCCAATACATCCTGAACCAGAGCGAGGCGTCGCTGCTCGTATCCTCTGCCAAGTTTGCTGCCAAGGCGAGAGAGGTCCTCGCGACGGAACTCATCTCGAACCCTACACAGGTCGAGCTGCAGAAacacctcggcggcggtgcgcATGAGCGAGTCGAactcgaagccgccgacgtAGACAGCGCCGGCATGATGCTGTACACCTCGGGCACCACAAACAGGCCG AAAGGCGTGTTGCTCCCCCAGTCCGTCTTGACGGCACAGTCCCAGTCTCTGATTGAGGCATGGAACTACACACCTACGGACCACCTCCTCCAcgtcctccccctccaccacATTCACGGCACCGTCAACGCTGTCCTCACGCCCCTCCTCTCCGGCTCCACGATCGAGTTCATGTTCCCCTtcaacgccgacgccgtctggAGGCGTCTCGCCGCACCCTTCATCCAGAGCAACGGCGTCGCCAACGGTGTGACTaacggcgccaacggcaccaaTGGCGTCAACGGCACGCACGCCATCCCCCGGGAGAAGATCACGTTCTTCACCGTCGTCCCAACGGTCTACTCCCGCCTCCTCGCAGTCCACAAGAACCTGCCTCTCGACCCCGCTGAACCGACGCGCGAGGCCGTCTCCCCGCGGCACATGCGCCTCGCCATCTCCGGCTCCGCCGCCCTGCCGACACCCATCAAGGAATCGTGGAAGACCCTGTCCAAGGGCaacgtcctcctcgagcgctACGGCATGACAGAGGTGGGCATGGCCCTCTCCTGCGGCCTCGACTTCGCCGACCGCGTCGACGGCAGTGTCGGCTGGCCCCtccccggcgtcgaggcccgcctcgtcgacaTGGATACCGGCCTCGTCATCCCccccggcgaggacgtcgaccCGGACACCGGCCGTGAGCGGTCCGGCGAGATCCAGCTCCGCGGCCCCACCGTCTTTAAGGAGTACTGGCGCAACCCTGAGGCCACGGCTAAGGAGTTCGTCCAAGGggaggacggcaagggcaGGTGGTTCAAGacgggcgacgtcgccgtccgcAGGCCCGTCCCCAACGCCGGCTCCAACCCGGCCCAGTCCTCCTGGGCCAGGGGCGACTTGTACTTCATCCAGGGCCGCAAGAGcgccgacatcatcaagACGGGTGGCGAAAAAGTCAGTGCCCTTGAGGTTGAGCGCGAGCTGCTCTCGCTGCCCGaagtcgccgaggcggctgtcgtcgccgttcCTTCGGGCAAGTGGGGTTCcaaggtcggcgccgtcgtcatcctcaacAAGGACGTTGTCCCCCACTGGTCCCCGATGGCCATGCGGAGGGCTCTCCGCGACCGCCTTGTCAATTACAAGATCCCCCAGGTCCTCAAGGTTGTCGATCACATCCCTCGCAACGCCATGGGTAAAATCAACAAGAAACAGCTGGTCCAGGCCGTTTTCGAGGACCAGTTCAGTGGTGACGAAATGTAA
- a CDS encoding Hsp70-like protein — MADEVYDGAIGIDLGTTYSCVATYEGTNVEIIANEQGSFTTPSFVSFTDKERLIGEAAKNQAAMNPINTVFDVKRLIGRRFDDPTVKKDIESWPFKVVDEGGNPKVQVEYLGETKTFSPQEVSSMVLLKMKEIAEVKIGKKVEKAVITVPAYFNDNQRQATKDAGAIAGLNVLRIINEPTAAAIAYGLGAGKSDKERNVLIYDLGGGTFDVSLLNIQGGVFTVKATAGDTHLGGQDFDTNLLDHCKKDFQRKTKKDLSGDPRALRRLRTACERAKRTLSSGAQTTIEIDSLFDGEDYTTQITRARFEDLNAKAFNGTLDPVAQVLKDASIEKSGVDEIVLVGGSTRIPRIQKLLSEFFDGKKLEKSINPDEAVAYGAAVQAGILSGKATSAETADLLLLDVVPLSLGVAMEGNIFAPVVTRGQSVPTIKKRTFTTVADNQQTVQFPVFQGERVNCEDNTSLGEFTLAPIPPMRAGEAVLEVVFEVDVNGILKVTATEKTSGRSANITISNSVGKLSSHEIENMISDAEKFKTNDEAFSKRFEAKQQLESYISRVEEIISDPTLSLKLKRGHKDKIEQQVSEAMASLEITDAGADDLKKQELALKRLVTKAMSSR; from the exons ATGGCGGACGAGGTTTACGATGGTGCCATTGGCATCGACTTGG GAACTACCTACTCTTGCGTTGCGACGTACGAGGGCACCAATGTCGAGATCATTGCCAACGAGCAGGGTTCTTTCACCACCCCTTCTTTCGTTTCCTTCACCGACAAGGAGCGTCTGATTGGTGAGGCCGCCAAGAACCAGGCTGCTATGAACCCCATCAACACCGTCTTCGATGTCAA GCGTCTCATCGGTCGCCGCTTCGATGACCCCACCGTCAAGAAGGACATCGAGTCCTGGCCCTTCAAGGTTGTCGACGAGGGTGGCAACCCCAAGGTCCAGGTCGAGTACCTCGGCGAGACCAAGACCTTCTCCCCCCAGGAGGTCTCCTCCATGGTCCTCCTCAAG ATGAAGGAGATTGCCGAGGTCAAGATCGGCAAGAAGGTTGAGAAGGCTGTCATCACCGTCCCCGCCTACTTCAACGACAACCAGCGTCAGGCCACCAAGGATGCCGGTGCCATCGCTGGCCTCAACGTCCTCCGTATCATCAACGAGcccaccgctgccgccattGCCTACGGTCTTGGTGCTGGCAAGTCTGACAAGGAGCGCAACGTCCTTATCTACGACTTGGGTGGTGGTACTTTCGATGTTTCCCTCCTCAACATCCAGGGTGGTGTCTTCACCGTTAAGGCTACTGCCGGTGACACCCACTTGGGAGGTCAGGACTTCGACACCAACCTCTTGGACCACTGCAAGAAGGACTTCCAGCGCAAGACCAAGAAGGACCTCTCCGGCGACCCCCGTGCcctccgccgtctccgcACTGCTTGCGAGCGTGCCAAGCGTACCCTCTCCAGCGGTGCCCAGACCACCATCGAGATCGACTCTCTCTTCGATGGCGAGGACTACACCACTCAGATCACCCGTGCCCGTTTCGAGGACCTGAACGCCAAGGCTTTCAACGGTACCCTGGACCCCGTTGCCCAGGTTCTCAAGGACGCCTCCATCGAGAAGTCTGGCGTTGACGAGATCGTCCTCGTTGGTGGTTCTACCCGTATCCCCCGTATCCAGAAGCTCCTGTCCGAGTTCTTCGAcggcaagaagctcgagaagagCATCAaccccgacgaggccgttgCCTACGGTGCTGCCGTTCAGGCCGGTATCCTCTCCGGCAAGGCCACCTccgccgagaccgccgaccttctcctgctcgacgTCGTTCCCCTCTCCCTTGGTGTCGCCATGGAGGGTAACATCTTCGCTCCTGTCGTCACTCGCGGGCAGTCAGTCCCAACTATTAAG AAACGCACCTTCACCACTGTTGCCGACAACCAGCAGACCGTTCAGTTCCCCGTCTTCCAGGGTGAGCGTGTCAACTGCGAGGACAACACCTCCCTGGGTGAATTCACCCTTGCTCCTATTCCTCCCATGAGGGCTGGtgaggccgtcctcgaggtcgtcttcgaggtcgacgtcaaCGGTATCCTTAAGGTCACCGCCACCGAGAAGACCTCTGGTCGCTCCGCCAACATCACCATTTCCAACTCTGTTGGCAAGCTCTCTTCCCACGAGATCGAGAACATGATCTCCG ACGCCGAGAAGTTCAAGACCAACGACGAGGCTTTCTCCAAGCGCTTCGAGGccaagcagcagctcgagtCCTACATCAGCCGTGTTGAGGAGATCATCTCCGACCCGACTCTGTCCCTCAAGCTCAAGCGTGGCCACAAGGACAAGATCGAGCAGCAGGTCTCCGAGGCCATGGCTTCTCTCGAGATCACTGACGCTGGTGCCGATGACCTCAAGAAGCAGGAGCTTGCTCTCAAGCGCCTCGTGACCAAGGCCATGTCCTCCCGCTAA
- a CDS encoding Eukaryotic initiation factor 4E: MATTVQTPTNPDQQVDLSTIPISPEGAEKSETKENDAEKPVTVFHDKENFNVKHPLQNKWTLWFTKPPSGKGDNWNDLLKEVITFNSVEEFWGVYNNIAPVSELALKSDYHLFKAGVRPEWEDAQNKHGGKWSYQFKEKRSIPIDDLWLHVMLAAIGETLEGEDDGEVMGVVVNVRKAFFRIGVWTRTIGKSIPGRGDGDVAGGKGRSQDKGRDILLSIGKRFKDILNLPPTEVVEFSGHTDSAHSGSSRAKAKHTV; encoded by the exons ATGGCGACCACTGTGCAAACACCCACGAACCCCGACCAGCAGGTCGACCTCTCCACCATTCCCATCTCCCCCGAGGGTGCTGAGAAGAGCGAGACCAAGGAGAACGATGCCGAGAAGCCCGTCACTGTCTTCCACGACAAGGAGAACTTCAACGTCAAGCACCCTTTGCAGAACAAGTGGACTCTGTGGTTCACCAAGCCCCCCAGTGGCAAG GGTGACAACTGGAACGACCTTTTGAAGGAGGTCATCACCTTCAACTCGGTTGAGGAATTCTGGGGTGTCTAT AACAACATCGCTCCCGTCTCCGAGCTGGCCCTCAAGTCCGACTACCACCTCTTCAAGGCCGGTGTCCGCCCCGAATGGGAGGATGCTCAGAACAAGCATGGTGGCAAGTGGTCCTACCAGTTCAAGGAGAAGCGCAGCATCCCCATTGATGACCTCTGGCTCCACGTCATGTTGGCCGCTATTGGCGAGACCCTCGAGGGTGAGGACGACGGAGAGGTTATGGGCGTTGTTGTCAACGTACGCAAGGCTTTCTTCCGTATTGGTGTCTGGACTCGTACCATCGGAAAGAGCATTCCTGGccgtggcgatggcgatgtgGCCGGTGGCAAGGGCCGTTCCCAGGATAAGGGCCGTGATATCCTCTTGAGCATCGGCAAGCGCTTCAAGGACATCTTGAACCTCCCGCCcaccgaggtcgtcgagtTCTCGGGCCACACCGACAGCGCGCATAGCGGAAGCAGCCGTGCGAAGGCCAAGCACACCGTCTAA
- a CDS encoding BolA-like protein produces the protein MNTFRPVAGRIGSSLTGGITKLHTPMLRRYALGFSAGAARPLGTMSSATPVEDAIRSKVAAAFSPTTLEIYNDSHLHSHHKAMAGSTSKETHFRLVITSEAFKSKMQSARHRMVYALLREEMAREGGIHALQLKTLTPEEEERQKAKKAAEAQSSEDSA, from the exons ATGAACACATTCCGCCCCGTCGCTGGCAGAATTGGGAGTAGCTTGACCGGAGGAATAACCAAACTACACACACCAATGTTGCGAAGATACGCCCTCGGCTTCTCAGCGGGCGCTGCCAGACCCCTCGGAACCATGTCGTCCGCCACCCCCGTCGAGGATGCCATCCGGTCTAAG gtggccgccgccttctccccCACAACCCTCGAAATCTACAACGACTCCCACCTCCACAGCCACCACAAGGCCATGGCCGGCAGCACCTCCAAGGAAACCCATTTCAG ACTCGTTATCACGTCCGAGGCCTTCAAGTCTAAGATGCAGTCCGCCCGCCACCGCATGGTCTACGCCCTCCTCCGTGAGGAAATGGcccgcgagggcggcatccACGCCCTTCAGCTCAAGACCCTTACtcccgaggaggaggagcgacaaaaggccaagaaggccgccgaggcccagtCTTCCGAAGACTCAGCTTGA